A single region of the Pontibacter kalidii genome encodes:
- the nanU gene encoding SusD family outer membrane lipoprotein NanU has translation MKKSIVYFIALIGTVTLLASSCSDKLDVAPVSSISDANYWKTPDQVDAFVTGVHSRFRGHNSTFRTLGELRADIFGLEPGSSASFTGEATQGIERLWLQALDPNNAGVAGFGGFYTNISQLNLLISKLNTIDVVAPATKDYYLGIAYGMRAFYYFQMYRTWGDVVIQTEPISMIDVANLAKPASSQEEVMKLIKADIDSSNVNFGGDYSFREGKSFWSKSATQMLKAEVYLWTSYRGGGAADALVAKDALTDIQTNVPGLGLLSNFADVFSINTKGNAEIIFASRYGLNEATQAIGSFVPQTGLIANFYDSLENRQFSVAVDNWGGLLRAPVEVSTFRTFDDEDSRKWATIQPAYEKVDGNYVIAGAFVKKFQGEQNAGTRQYTNDYPIYRYADLLLLLAEAKLILGEDPSAEINAVRQRAFGANYDANVHGYPNQPVDANPQQAILQERFFEFIFEGKRWYDLRRMGDSFVYEHTTLTPDESYKLLWPIDRGSLTDNRALKQNPGYPEF, from the coding sequence ATGAAAAAGAGTATTGTATATTTTATCGCGCTCATCGGGACAGTAACATTGCTGGCAAGCTCCTGCTCCGATAAGCTGGACGTCGCGCCAGTAAGCTCTATCAGTGACGCCAATTACTGGAAAACTCCTGACCAGGTTGATGCCTTTGTTACGGGCGTTCATTCACGTTTTCGGGGGCATAATTCAACCTTCCGGACACTGGGTGAGTTACGAGCAGACATATTCGGGTTGGAGCCTGGCTCCAGCGCCTCATTTACAGGGGAGGCCACCCAAGGGATAGAGCGCCTGTGGCTGCAGGCATTAGATCCCAACAATGCCGGTGTTGCTGGATTCGGAGGATTTTACACCAACATTTCCCAGCTTAATCTCCTCATTAGTAAACTCAACACTATCGATGTGGTGGCGCCAGCCACGAAGGACTACTACCTGGGAATTGCCTATGGGATGCGGGCCTTCTATTACTTTCAGATGTACAGAACCTGGGGCGATGTCGTGATACAGACAGAGCCTATCTCTATGATTGACGTGGCCAACTTAGCCAAGCCTGCCTCCAGCCAGGAAGAGGTGATGAAGCTGATCAAGGCCGATATCGATAGCTCCAATGTCAATTTCGGAGGCGACTACTCCTTCCGGGAAGGCAAGTCTTTCTGGTCGAAATCAGCTACCCAGATGCTGAAGGCCGAGGTATACCTGTGGACGAGTTACAGAGGGGGCGGGGCAGCAGATGCTCTTGTGGCGAAGGACGCCCTAACCGATATTCAGACCAATGTACCTGGGTTAGGCCTACTATCTAACTTTGCGGATGTTTTTTCGATTAACACTAAAGGGAACGCAGAAATCATCTTTGCAAGCCGCTACGGGTTAAATGAGGCAACACAGGCAATAGGCAGCTTTGTGCCACAGACGGGGCTTATCGCAAACTTCTATGACTCCCTGGAAAACAGACAGTTTTCCGTTGCAGTTGATAACTGGGGTGGGCTGTTGCGCGCGCCTGTCGAGGTTTCCACCTTCAGGACATTTGATGACGAGGACAGCAGGAAGTGGGCCACCATCCAGCCAGCCTATGAAAAAGTTGACGGCAACTATGTGATCGCCGGTGCATTTGTAAAGAAGTTCCAGGGAGAGCAGAACGCCGGCACGCGGCAGTACACGAATGATTACCCTATCTACCGCTATGCGGACCTTCTGCTGTTGCTGGCAGAAGCCAAACTGATCTTGGGGGAAGACCCTTCCGCCGAGATAAATGCAGTCCGGCAACGTGCGTTTGGCGCTAACTATGATGCCAATGTGCACGGCTATCCAAACCAGCCGGTAGATGCTAACCCACAGCAGGCCATTTTGCAGGAGCGCTTCTTCGAGTTTATCTTTGAGGGAAAGAGATGGTATGACTTACGAAGAATGGGTGATAGCTTCGTTTATGAGCATACAACCCTCACGCCGGACGAATCCTATAAATTGCTTTGGCCTATCGACAGAGGCTCTTTAACAGATAACAGAGCACTGAAGCAGAACCCGGGCTATCCTGAGTTTTAA